CGGGGAGCGTGAATGCTCATGGAGACGTCTCACGCAGCACTCCAGCCCCGCAGCGCAGTcaccttcatttcctttttccataggaaacatggttcctgccctcaggaacttattagagaagggaaaaaatacgCTAAGTACCTTACAGATGTTTGGTTCTGAAATAGAAGAGTgcaaagagagaggacacaaaggAGGGGGTGTCACTTCTACCCAAGAGAATCAGGAAGTCTTCATAGAGGATCTGCTATCTTTTCATAGAAATAGGCTTTCACCAGGCCCCTGGGAAACAAGGGCAGGGGTCGAGATGGACACTTAGGCAGAGGACAGCGTCTCACTAAAGGCAGGAGGCATGTAACTGCCTGATGTATTTGGCGGTGGAGCAGGGCGGAAGGCTGTAAGCGATTGAGTGTGGCTGGAACATAAGTTCAAGGAGAACATGGCCACAGAGAGGAACAAGGACCACCTGGACATTATCTGGCAGGCAGCAgagagccactgaagcagaagagGGACATGGTCAGACATGAGTTTAGAAGAGTCTCTTAGCAGCAGAATGGAGGCTGGATCAAAAACAGGTGAGGGGCCCTGGCCCTGTGATgcagtggttcagttcagtgcactcagcttcggcagcccaggtttgcgggttcggatcctgagcacggacctataccactcgtcagccatgctgtggcagcaacccacgtacaaaatagaggaagattggcacagatgttagctccgggcgcatcttccttggcaaaaaaaataaaaaacaggaggCCGGGAGACCAGTCAGGAAGCTCCTGCAGTGGCCAAGCAAGAGATGATGAAGGCCTGCACTAAGGAGCAGGGCAGAGAGTTGGGGCCGATACAGGAGTGATCATTGGGTTGGCAGGACTGGGTGACTGAAGAGACATGGGAAGGTGGTGGACGGGACAGCTTAGATTGCTGACTTGGTACCTGGCAGTGTCATTCAGGGAGATTAGCAACACCAGGGGAGGGTCAGGTTTGGGAAGACAAATGATGGGCCCTGTTCTGAGCAGGGTGAATTTGAGGTGCAGCCCATGGAATCTATAGGTGGACACATCTGATAGGCAATGGGATAGATGGATCAGGTGCCCAGGGAAGAAGGCTAAGTGGGAGCTCGAGATCTGGGGGCCATGAGCACAGAGGTGAACACTGGCATATGGGAATAGATGAGATCACCTGGGGAAAAAAGAGGTGGAGTGAGAGGAAAAGGGCAGTCACACCCATAGCTGAGGGCCAGCAGAGGAGCTGGGCAAGCAGACAGACCCAACAGTCCTGTCAAGCCACAGGCAGGTTCTCGGGTCAAACACCAACACACACTTGACTTAAATTTGTACATTTCAGATCTACTAGGACATAGTCGACACTATTAGAATTAGGCTCACAGAGGCTCCAGCACATATGTATattcccacttctctctccaaattttctttctccatgccTGTAGTATTCACATCCCTTGGTCACAGAATCTCAAGTTTAAAAATTCCTTACAGGTCACCTAGCCAAACCCTCTGACCAAACTAGTTTATACATTCCCGCCAAAACATGACTTGTGCCTGCCCATCTCTGCTTCTGAAGTGTCTTCACACCCACCTTCTTCCTCCAGGCCCCACACCAAACCCACAGTCGCCCCTACCCACCTCCCGTGCTGAGGTCAGCGAGCAAATATGCATGTGCTATTCAGCGCATCCTGCTTTAtggtatcatttttttccccattttatgttTGTGTCCTGTGTCCAATTAGACTGCAATACTGAGAGTATttgctactatttattgagcagttactatgtgtcaggctctgggAGAGTGCTTTTTGTTCATTATCTGACTTGGTTGTCACACTAACCCATTGAATAGATCCTGTTATTACCCCCAATTTACCGAAGAGAACATTGATGCGCAGACAGGTTGTGTGACATACCAAAAACCCAGAGCCAAGGGGCGGCCCAGCTGAGAGGTACCCTAGCCAGTAACAGCAGCGCACCACACTACAGCTTACAAACCCTTACCGCTGTGCATTCTCACTGCCTCGCACACAGCAGATGCTTATTTTTGGTGATATTCCTAATATAATCTTGTAGCATTTTAGAGTTTGAAAGAACCTTCAAGTTTatctcatttgacagatgaggaagctaagggCCTAAAAAATTGATTAACTGCTACAGTCTTCATGGGATTTTATCTGACCAAGGCGTCAGTATAGAGTGCACAAACCAGGTAGTGGAAATAAGCATAATGTGGTGTTTTTGGTCACATAGAAGACCTTCAAACTCTAATGCCAACCCGATCCACCTCTCCAGCCCCTTCTCACCAGTCCAGCTCACTGCTAAGACCTCGGGCTCCAGAGTCAGAAACTCAAGGGTTTGAATCCTCGGCTCTCCCCGCTGTGAGCAGGCCGGCCCTGGGGAAGCGTCTTCACCTCTGAGCTGCCgattcctcgtctgtaaaatggagataatgaggTCCTTGCAGCTCAAGCCTTGCGGCTGGATGGAAAGTTAGCAGGGAACTAAGGAGTTTAGAGTCAGTGTTGGTTTGGATGCCCAGGCCTGTCTGTTACTGTTCTCTTTGAGCAAGTCGCTtcactctgaacctcagcttcctcatctttcaAACGGGGGTAATACAGCTTTCCTGGAAGATTTGCTGTGCGGTTCGCAAGAAGTTCTGTTTGTGCAAACACTGCAACTCTGCAGGTGTGAGTTCTGGTGAGTTTTTCTCGCTTCTTACTGTTATAAACTCACTAGGTAACATTTCCAAACCCTTATACGCTTTCCAGCCTCAGAATGCTTATGTCTGTGAAAATGTACTAAGAAAAACGACAGTAAGTGTATTGTTTTCCAGGTGTCCATATTTCTAAAGGACAGAGTTCAGAATTCTAATGGTCGCTTTGTGTTGCCCGTGTCCGGGCCTGTTCCCTGGGGAACTGAAGTTCCAGGACTCATCAGGTGAGTTCTCAACAGTAACTGTCAGATCAGTGCTTGGGGTGCCGGGAAATCCATGTGTGGCCACCACAGAGAATGTGGCATGCTGGGCCCCTCCCTTTCTTCAGCAGAGCACAGCAGCCAGGAGGTCATGTTCtgatgccagctctgccacttagcagaCACTTGAGGCAAACCGCCCCGTTCTCCAGGACTCATTCCCTCGTCTATTAAATGCTTACTGTGAGGATGACTAAGATAATAAGGCTCTAAATGCTTACACAGTGCCTGGCGCGTAACGTGTGctagataaatattattattattgtatgaTTGTTATTACCCTCAACCAGCATCTTCATCTTGAAGGAGTGTATGAATTCCTTTTTGTCCCATAGTACAAAGAATAAAGGAGCCTCCAGGACTACCCCAGCTTGGAGAACATTCCATCATATCACCCTTTGTATTGTAGAATGTTCAACAGCAAAGGCGAGGAAGTGAAGACCGTAGAATTCAAGCACGGCGGAAACTATGTCGCTGCACCAAAAGAAGGTTCTTTCGAACTTTATGGAGACCGAGTCCTGAAACTGGGAACTAACATGTAAGCACATTCTCCCTCCCTGAACGAATTCAAGTCCCAGGGGGTCCCTTCATTTAAAACTCCAGCTTGACTTCTGCCATGAAAATCCCTGCTGATGACTGGAGTAACTTCTCCCGACATACAGGGTGCAGAGCCCTGGTGTTTTCACAGGGCACCTAAGATGGCCGAACATAACGCACCTCCACAGGTTTAAAAGACAGTGTTAAATAGTCATGGAGCACAACTAGCCAAACCCTTCCCGCAGTGGAGACCCAGGAAGGCTCGGCCTTCACGTAACTGTTCATGTTTCTCCAGTGATACCCATTACTTTGCAAGAGGAAGCATTTGCACACAGCTTCCCAGgtattttggggggaggagaAGTGAAATTTGAGTGGTTGAACCCACTTAGTTGTATTCTGTGCTCCCAGCACCTTTCTGGATGCTTTTTAATGTCTCACAATAAAAGCTGTGCACTATCTTGATGAGTAAGAAGGAATTCGGTGTAAAAGGGCTGGACAGTGTGTTCATGGTTTTCTGTTGACACCAGGTACAGTGTGAACCGGCCTGTGGAAACCCATATGTCTGGAGCATCAAAGAACTTAGCTTCACAGACACAGGTGAGCTTCTGCCCCCCCTCCCCCGTATTTATTTTCAGGCTTATTTCTAGGTACAAAAATCTTGATGGGGAGAAGGGTGGGAACTCTAGATTTCAAAGCTAGCCGCATTTCCCTCATTGTTTGCAGCCTTCTTGAGTCAGCGTTACGAGTACACAGGTTTTTAATTGTAGTTTCTCATGGAGACTTCCAGTGATCTGACTAATTAGGTAATTTTAGGCTTGGCTCAACCCCATAATTAAGCAGGAACCACACACCAGGATATGTGAAATATCATTGTACCAGTGCTATTAGGTTCGTGGGTGCTGAGTCCAGCACCTGTGTGTATTCTCATCATTAAAACATCCCTTTTCAGTGCTTCCCTATAGATGATGTGGTAGCTAGGTTCAAAATGGGGTTTTAGGTTCTCTGAATTCCATCTTTACAAATTTTCACTGAACTAGGTACCAGCCAGCTATAGGACAAATCACGGAATAGTGagttattcagcaaacattcGCTGAACTAATTCTGTGGGCTGGGTACCCAGGGACACAAAACTGGCTTAGTTGTGGTCTCATCCTGAAGGCCTAAAGAACTCTGGGCAAAACAACAATCGAAACAAATAACCGTAACACAGTGGTATTCTGAACAAAATGCTGTGCCAGAGCACGTGTTCTGACcagtagggtggggtggggggcagggggcaggggtcaAGAAGGCTtttcagaggaggtgacattcaaGTGGGTCTCTAGAGTGGGTAAGATACTGCGTAGCTGAGAAGGAGAAATGGGCCTGCAGACCAAGGCGACAGTGTGGGCAAAGGCACCGGGGGCTAAAGAGCAGAGTGTTGGCGGAAGCGGGGAGGCAGCGTCTCTCCCACATGCTGGCTCAGAACATAACTGAGGCAAGCAGCCTGAGATTCAACTGGATGGGGACACTGGGGCCTTAAAAAATTTGGACTTTGTCCTTTAGGCAGGAGACAGAGGGGTTTGTCTCCAGCAAGGGAGAAGTGAAGTGAGAACTATTTTAGACAACTCTGGCGGCAGAGGGGACAGCTGGATTAGAGAGTGCCAGGTCAGGAGGGGGCCAAGGCTCAAGTAGGGCCAGACGGTGAGAGAGGAGGGAATGGATGGGGGAGTGCGTTCATGACAGTCACCACCTGAGGGCAGTGCGGTAGCTCCTCAGGAATGAGGGCCCTTGGACCCGGAGCCTTTACTGAGGCTCCTTGTAAATGCTGAAGGAGCCAGACTGACTGAAGAGGAAGCAGTGTCCTCCTTAAAGGAGGAAGGCAGTCTGGGGAGAGCGGGGGTCCCTGGGGCCTTCCACTCATCTTGAAATTGTGAAAAATTTCGGCTTTGCTGCCTTGCTCGAATCCCCCTGCTTCTGACGCagattatttctccttttggttAAGCCtgttttctgtgctttatttGGGCCTGGTTCTCCCCAGAAACAATTTAAACAGTTATTATTTTGCCTTGTTTTGTAATACCACCCTGGGTCTCTGGGTCTCCACAGGAAACGTGATCACCTTCATGTGGCTAAAAATTGTGAAACTGTTTCTGCAGGAAAGCATTGCTCCAAACCCACTTGCTAAAGAAGAGCTGAATTTCTTGGCCAGGCTGCTGGGAGGGATGGAGACTAAGAAACCCAGTGACCCTGAGGCAGGATTCCGGCTGAATCTCTTCGCcactgaggaagaggaggagtatGTTTTAAACCCTTTTTTTTAAGACATGTAAAAAATTTACATGACGTTTTAAGACATGTATAAAAATCCCGAAGGTGATAAGAGCCAAAAAATGACCATGATAAACCAGTGACACCTGTAAATACAGATGAGAAGATCATAAAGGAAATAGCAAATTCAATAACCTAGTTAAAGCAGAATCCACCAGTATTAAATAGCCTGAAGCTTCTGGATTCATTCAACAGTAGTTCTGATGTTTCACTTAGCAAGGCACAGCTGGACAAGAAGTGTTAGTGGTCGAGATAATCATATCAAGCAGAATCTGTTAAGAAACCCGAGGGAGGTTAGAGGGTGATGTCTTTGGGATTAGACAGTCTCCCCGAAAACCAAGAGCAGCGGTCATTCACCGAGATTTATACAGTGGTTTACGGAGCTTTTCTGTCCTTCATTATTTCTTGATCCTCCTCACAACCAaatatttgggggtggggggttgccTTCTGTTTCCCTGTCCACTGAATTCGCTTCTCCTGTGCACTTCTGTGTGGCAGGTGCTATGGTAAGTGCTGGGGACACAAAGTTGGAGCCTGTCCTCAGAGCTCCCAGCGTAGCAGGAGGATGAACACTTCATGACTTATTTCATCGCCGTGTCATAAATGCTCTGATGGATGACGCGGTGACTGACTTTGCACCGGCCGACGGAAGGAGTTGGCATCTGAGCTGGGTCTTGGGGTTTGccaagcagaggaaggagaggaatatTCTTGGCAGAGTTTGGTATCTACAAAGGCAGAGAGACATAGAGGACTTGACTTTCTGGAGTGCAGAGTGCATGGGTTGGGGACAGTGGAAAGGTAAAGGGAAGTAGCAGAAGATGAGGCAGAAAAAATAGGTTGCCAGATTATCAAGTGTCAGATGACCATGTAGCAGGGAGAAGACCCTAACCTTTGACCCATTTCTCTACCATCTCACGCAGGCAAGCAGCGCTCACCAGGCCAGAAGAGTTATCCTATGAAGTTATCAACATACAAGCTACCCAGGTGTGTGCAGGGGATTACACAAGCCAAATTCCCCTCCCCACCTGTAATAACCTTGAACTTCGAAggccccccttctcctctctaaTCAGCATGTAACTATAGTCCCTGTTCTGACAAACAGGTGAGGAACTGAAATGCATCCCAGTGGGGGGACGAAAATTAAACACCAGTTGCACAAAGAGGCTGTGGCGCCAGCACGTCCTCTCCGTTCCCTCTCACCTCTCATTTCTCTACCAGGACCAGCAGAGGAGTGAAGAGCTGGCTCGGATCATGGGGGAGTTTGAGATCACGGACGCGCCGAGGCAGAGCGCCAGCAAGGGGGACGATTTGCTTGCCATGATGGATGAGTTATAGCTGTGCCGACCAGGCATACCCCTCCCCTATAGGGAGAGGCTGCCTGATGAGGACCCTGGGGGATGCCCCAGGGAGCGAAACGATGCTGCTAGTTTTCTACTGGGTGAAGCCCTTACGCCTTGTTCCTGTTTATGTTGTAACGGACTACGTGAGTCTCCCTCCAGGAGCACAGTCTCTGGAAGGAGCACGGGCACATATTTTCAGCAGAATATATTCCGGCTTTTAAATTGGATCTtccccattttctttctggttttatgGCAACCATCCAAGGCATCCTGGGCCATAGGTTCAagccccagagagggaagggggcaTTCCTGTTGCCACTTTCAATTACAGCTTTCCTGTGGGGACCTACAGCTCACAGATGTCTGGGAATCGTCATGAAACTTCAGAGCTTTCTGGGATGTATTCTGCCTTGTACAAGAGTTTGGACTAAGTGGAAAAGACAGTTGCCTCAAACAGTTAGGGCCCAGTTTAGACAGCCCTTCTCTCCCTGGTACACTGGGAACTGTAACCTCAGAGGCAGAGTAAGCAAGGCTGTGGCAGGGACACCCAGCTGGGCCCCACGCAGTGCATGTGGGGTTTGAGTTCTCTGCACATCTCTCTGTCCGTATAAGGTGTGGGCTTATACCACGTGGAGATGTGTACCAaggaaatattttgcttttcagcATGATATGTACTCCTTACCCCCAGAATCTTCCTCTGCCACAGTGTTCTTTCCTCCTCGGGTCACCCAGCATGATATGCCATGACACCTGTCTCCTCTGCTTCACCGTCAGTTGCCAAGCAGAGCCTTAAGTGGGAGACATGGGTGGCACATGTGGTGTGCCACTGGCCCTTCCACAGGGTGCCAAGTCTAATTGGGATGCATGTAAAATATCTCAGGCCACGGCTGCCCTGATTGCCTCAGGAAGGAGCGTCTGCCCTGCACCGCATGCTCATCCCAGGACTAACTGGTGGGCTTGGGGCCAGCCAACATCCAGAGGTCAGGGTCCTCTCAGTCCTCTGGAAGGAATATCCAGAATGGCAgagggtaggagagaaagggcaggaggagggtaGCTGAGCTGGTCATTGCCTGAGACGGACCAACCACAGGGACCACTCAGGCTCCTCGCACCCGGGCAAGAGTGGAGGCAAACACAGTTCTGAAATGTGAGGGCCAGGGAAGCTGTCCTTTAGCTTGCCCAAGGCATGGGGTTTGGATACAGAAAGGTAAACCACCAAATAAATTTAAGTTGCTTCCTACCCATGAAGTTACACTTCCTCACCTACAAAGACCCCCCACcaaggggtcagcctggtggcaaagcagttaagttcacatgctccgcttcggtggccctgggttcaccagtttggatcctgggtgcagacctacgcatcgctcatcaagccatgctgtgtggcagcatcccacatataaagtagaggaggattggtggcggatgttagctcagggccactcgtcctcagaaaaaataaataaataaaataaaatgccttaaaaaaaaaaaaaaagacccccaCCAAAAGttcctttggggaggagaagcatATCCTGCTGTAAACCACTTGTTACAGGCTTACAAAGTGCCTTCTGTTTTAAGCAATCTGGCCACCGGTGGGGGTGGCCTAACTGGGTGACAGATGAAGGGATAGTTCTCTCCTGTTCTGAGTCTGGCTCCCACCACCCTGCCACAAACGCGAACTTCGCTGTGGGCTCTGAGCATGTCCTGGGGCCTTGGAGGTGGGCCACGAGCTGCCGAGAAGCGGCCGCCTCCCTCCACCTACCCCAGAGCCATGCCGATGGTTTCAAAGGTATCTGTCCTCCTGGTAAATAAACAAGATACAGATCTCTGGTAAGGCAGCCTCATGATGAGGCAATCTTGGAGTTTCATGTCTCTAGACTTGCACAAATATtgagaaaaacaagtttatttgCACGGTGGTTTAGAGCTTCCAGAGAAAGCACGAGAGTCGGGAggaggcaaagaaaaaagaagacagggaTTACTCTGG
This genomic interval from Equus quagga isolate Etosha38 chromosome 5, UCLA_HA_Equagga_1.0, whole genome shotgun sequence contains the following:
- the OSCP1 gene encoding protein OSCP1 translates to MSVRTLPLLFLNLGGEMLYILDQRLRAQNVPGDKARKVLNDIVSTMFNRKFMEELFKPQELYSKKALRTVYDRLAHASIIRLNQASMDKLYDLMTVAFKYQVLMCPRPKDVLLVTFNHLDAIKGLIRDSPAILNQVDETFQQLTEVYGGLSAGEFQLIRQTLLIFFQDLHIRVSIFLKDRVQNSNGRFVLPVSGPVPWGTEVPGLIRMFNSKGEEVKTVEFKHGGNYVAAPKEGSFELYGDRVLKLGTNMYSVNRPVETHMSGASKNLASQTQESIAPNPLAKEELNFLARLLGGMETKKPSDPEAGFRLNLFATEEEEEQAALTRPEELSYEVINIQATQDQQRSEELARIMGEFEITDAPRQSASKGDDLLAMMDEL